One region of Etheostoma cragini isolate CJK2018 chromosome 16, CSU_Ecrag_1.0, whole genome shotgun sequence genomic DNA includes:
- the LOC117959059 gene encoding mediator of RNA polymerase II transcription subunit 13-like isoform X2, producing MTTTANWVANGASLEDCHSNIFSLAELTGIKWRCYSFRGSGEYGPVISAPAQDDPVLRSFMRCVQANLLCVWRRKIKPDAKELWIFWWGEEPNLSDVIHHELEVAEEGLWECGLSYECRTLLFKAIHNLLERCLMDKGFVRIGKWFFKPHELEEKSLGNSEHLSCSFSFFLHGESNVCTSVEIAQHQPAYHITEHHIRLAQTSIPPVQVILSPYGLSGTLTGQAYKMSDPAARKLMEEWSYFYPIVLQQKQGIGEKEKEEASQAYNRNCHAALEVIVGGVRMTYPAALVLIAQGDLPVDQPPPVPLAQGLSREPNLCSVPLTPPTSPQQPCSDSGFVTSVSSVPASDSNMGLASISPKHSAKKLTRQVVHQAWRECYLNQPQHVSNSPTDVAPKKEVPNGVTTWDFNDLGARASCSCSRLKQQKLNLTTTSTANPQTSANSTQSSGPSLYPPSLPKHKTSEKTEKADKQSKRPAMIPFHHRLSVTQETSLEQDSSRGPQLGGLVALEPSLEPLATLSSCKYPKPLSNGRKAPESLLHSPMSPLPPTLSPHPRVQDQVLDGPLDMPVCQDGASGLGLITSETAVYTALLKQRGNGASWWRGFRTPRTNKTDYRPCELPADKLEEVKTETPSEGTPLKRLYTQTHKRFKISEDRLRDHINTLGLFQQPGVEALREPGDDPYDFKEGDIEYTFSSSKRLKAQGREPSKKAKGEEITSNGALSDGKDAMSIFNSAPKSDESGQDDGAAKANPSLTREKDLVVNISDLDNIFDEDEEELGTVYPNQHSTKLPVSTEDRPLGKEGRAAVPYPSTVADLQRMFPTPPSLEQHPAFSPIMTYRDTPSQEPPAPSGAADHLLPLASTQFIEYRMDIEEGMASPGQEDIKPQIGSSMFGPFFCLPSQSLPPLKIPEQCYYRPSWALMPKMEHFPVMHPQNATFLRDGYTNMPSVNTLTDQEYGQMNATTASVGTTAGILPSPATPRFSVPTPRTPRTPRGINAASSGQGSVKQDGTELSSPVSTPSTSLPLSSVEPLARPGPSLPEAHSLYAMLLLSDSVLNVFKDRNFDSCCICACNMNVKGADVGVYIPDSTCEDQYRCMCGFSAIVNRRLAHGTGLFLEDELDIYGRTSEVGRAAERRLALCRRDPAIGDPRAKRPQDAAPTSPLVMILLQEHCSQPISSLASLHLPLSCSCHGRKGALLQSWMSEKQWADGSDACVDCFNALEQGLQYVDNHTGGKVDPAVVRSTALHSWPHTNVVDMNMLSSQDMVRILLSLQPFLQDAIQKKRTGRTWENIQHVQGPLTWQQFHKMAGRGSYGSEESPEPLPIPTVLLGYDREREFLALSPLALTFWEKLLLEPYGGQRDVAYVVLCPNSPSLLAAARAFFQELSAVYETCRLGKHRPLAQVSRDGLVHVGEEVEPEKLEELDVDQWVTGPWVGQQHTDNLSKLKLYAYACKQQLGPQLSVLPLDSNLLLPPKVQAPLNPTSSTQPTSSGQPQAWGPDGEQAPGTVSSGNATTTQGASTDIKGPSSATPSTNTPAETPELTAEQSRIGIPTVGDSMESHANPPAIVIYIVDAFLCSSGARNEGGEEEEVDEVEASSIWLLGLLRCYTEMLQTLPETMRPALVLQVVPCQYLLQPASGESHFYLQQLRSLSFSCYSQCRRLLPQQTHIKSLTGFGPVSTVNAVLKSPEHPSPLQLYTPPFILGPTRPKQPEAGEIWAELPAKYNVLFVGYCLSHDQRWILVSCTDQQGELLETSIINIDVPNRLRRPKVSARKMGLQKLWEWCIGIIQMTSLPWRIVIGRLGRLGHGELKDWSSLLGEHSLHSIGRQLREACRMCGISAADSPSILSACLVAMEPQGSFVIMPDAVTMGSVFGRSTALNLQTSQLNTPQDASCTHILVFPTSATTQLAPSSYPTEDNNDDMFDLPFPDELENDIGHDMMLITGNLHPSPNTSPVPSPGSPSGMGIGSHFQHTKSQGERLLSRDSPPEELKQQPLALGYYVSTAKANGLPHWFWASCPQAESQCPLFLKASLHHHISIAQSDELPSDKTKRNPHPLDSKTTSDVLRFVLEQYNALSWLTCTPATQDRQSCLPVHLAVLIQMYNAILNML from the exons TGAACACCTATCAtgctccttctccttcttcctccatGGGGAGAGCAACGTGTGCACGAGTGTGGAGATCGCTCAGCACCAGCCTGCATACCACATCACAGAACACCACATCCGCCTCGCACAGACCTCCATCCCGCCAGTACAAG TGATCCTAAGTCCATACGGCCTGAGCGGCACTCTAACAGGTCAGGCTTACAAAATGAGTGACCCGGCGGCACGGAAGCTGATGGAGGAGTGGAGCTACTTCTACCCTATAGTACTTCAGCAGAAACAGGGAATtggggaaaaggaaaaagaagaagcaagCCAAGCCTACAATCGAAACTGTCACGCGGCACTGGAGGTCATTGTAG GTGGAGTAAGGATGACCTACCCAGCTGCTTTAGTGCTGATAGCCCAGGGGGACCTACCAGTGGACCAGCCTCCACCTGTTCCTCTAGCTCAGGGCCTCAGCAGGGAACCAAATCTCTGCAGTGTGCCACTAACACCGCCAACGTCACCGCAGCAGCCCTGCTCag ACAGCGGCTTTGTGACCTCGGTCTCCAGTGTCCCCGCATCGGACAGCAACATGGGGCTTGCCAGCATCAGCCCAAAGCATTCTGCAAAGAAGCTAACTCGTCAGGTAGTCCATCAGGCCTGGAGGGAGTGCTATCTCAACCAGCCCCAGCACGT ATCAAATTCACCAACTGACGTGGCGCCTAAGAAGGAAGTGCCAAATGGAGTAACCACGTGGGACTTTAATGATCTGGGAGCGAGAGCATCCTGCAGCTGCTCCAG ATTGAAGCAGCAGAAGTTGAATCTGACCACCACATCCACTGCCAACCCCCAAACTAGTGCCAACTCCACTCAGTCCTCTGGGCCGTCATTATACCCTCCCTCGCTGCCCAAACATAAGACCagtgaaaagacagaaaaggctGACAAACAGTCCAAAAGGCCAGCCATGATCCCCTTCCACCACCGTCTATCAGTCACACAGGAGACCTCTCTGGAACAGGATTCTTCCCGAGGGCCCCAGCTCGGGGGTCTTGTGGCTCTGGAGCCATCCTTGGAGCCTCTGGCCACTCTTTCAAGTTGCAAGTACCCCAAACCTCTCTCCAATGGCAGAAAAGCCCCTGAGTCCCTTCTCCATTCGCCAATGTCTCCGCTTCCGCCCACACTCAGCCCACACCCACGAGTGCAGGACCAGGTCCTAGATGGACCTCTGGATATGCCTGTCTGTCAGGATGGGGCTTCAGGGTTGGGGTTGATTACCAGTGAGACAGCTGTGTATACAGCTCTGCTTAAGCAGAGAGGAAATGGAGCCAGCTGGTGGAGAGGCTTCAGGACTCCCAGGACTAATAAGACGGACTACAGACCTTGTGAACTCCCTGCTGATAAATTAGAAGAAGTGAAGACCGAGACACCAAGTGAGGGAACTCCGCTAAAGAG actatacacacagacgcacaagAGATTTAAAATCTCAGAGGATAGGTTGAGGGACCACATCAACACTTTAGGCCTGTTTCAGCAGCCAGGTGTGGAGGCACTGCGGGAGCCTGGGGATGATCCCTATGACTTCAAGGAAGGAGACATTGAGTACACTTTCTCCTCTTCCAAGAGGTTAAAGGCTCAAGGACGAGAGCCCAGCAAGAAGGCTAAG GGGGAAGAAATCACCAGCAATGGAGCACTGTCGGATGGGAAAGATGCAATGTCCATTTTTAACTCAGCTCCAAAATCAG atGAATCAGGTCAGGATGACGGAGCTGCCAAAGCCAACCCTTCTCTGACCAGAGAAAAAGATCTGGTGGTCAACATCTCTGATCTAGACAACATATTtgatgaagatgaggaagagTTGGGG ACTGTTTACCCCAACCAGCACTCAACCAAACTACCAGTATCAACAGAAGATCGCCCTCTGGGGAAAGAAGGGAGAGCTGCAGTTCCTTATCCATCAA CAGTAGCAGACCTTCAGAGGATGTTTCCCACCCCACCTTCCTTAGAGCAACACCCAGCCTTCTCTCCCATCATGACGTATCGTGACACCCCGAGCCAAGAGCCCCCAGCACCCAGCGGTGCGGCAGACCACCTGCTGCCTTTAGCCTCCACCCAGTTTATTGAATACCGGATGGACATTGAGGAGGGCATGGCCAGTCCCGGGCAGGAGGATATCAAG CCACAAATAGGCTCCTCCATGTTTGGTCCATTCTTCTGCCTACCCAGCCAGAGTTTACCACCACTCAAGATTCCTGAGCAATGCTATTATCGTCCATCCTGGGCCCTCATGCCCAAAATGGAGCATTTCCCAGTCATGCATCCCCAGAATGCTACTTTCCTTAGAGACGGATACAC aAACATGCCTAGTGTCAACACCCTCACGGACCAGGAGTACGGCCAGATGAACGCCACCACTGCCTCTGTGGGTACCACAGCTGGGATCCTTCCATCTCCTGCCACACCCCGCTTCTCTGTCCCCACTCCACGAACACCTCGTACACCGCGGGGTATTAACGCTGCAAGCTCTGGGCAGGGTTCGGTGAAGCAGGATGGTACTGAGCTCAGCTCACCAGTCTCAACGCCTTCCACCAGCCTGCCTCTTAGCTCTGTGGAGCCCCTAGCTCGACCAGGACCCTCCCTGCCTGAGGCCCACAGCCTGTACGCCATGCTCCTGCTCTCAGACTCCGTCCTAAACGTCTTCAAGGATCGCAACTTTGACAGCTGCTGTATCTGTGCCTGCAATATGAATGTCAAAGGTGCAGATGTGGGGGTTTATATCCCTGATTCCACTTGTGAAGATCAGTACCGCTGTATGTGTGGCTTCAGTGCTATTGTGAACAGGCGGCTGGCCCATGGCACAGGCCTCTTTCTGGAGGATGAGCTGGATATTTATGGTCGGACTTCTGAGGTAGGCCGGGCGGCCGAGAGGAGGCTGGCTCTTTGCCGGCGGGACCCAGCTATTGGTGACCCAAGGGCCAAGCGGCCGCAGGACGCTGCCCCTACCTCTCCATTAGTCATGATCCTTCTGCAGGAGCACTGCTCCCAACCGATTTCTTCCCTGGCATCACTGCATCTCCCCCTCAGCTGTTCCTGTCATGGCCGCAAGGGGGCACTGCTTCAAAGCTGGATGTCTGAAAAGCAGTGGGCAGATGGAAGTGATGCTTGTGTGGACTGTTTCAATGCCTTGGAACAGGGACTGCAGTATGTGGATAACCACACAGGAGGGAAAGTAGATCCAGCTGTTGTCAGAAGTACCGCACTTCACTCCTGGCCTCACACAAATG TGGTGGACATGAACATGTTGTCGTCCCAGGATATGGTCCGTATACTGCTGTCTCTGCAGCCTTTCCTGCAGGATGCTATCCAGAAGAAGAGAACAGGACGAACCTGGGAAAACATCCAGCATGTTCAGGGTCCACTCACCTGGCAGCAGTTCCATAAGATGGCTGGGAGAGGCTCCTACG gTTCGGAGGAGTCACCAGAGCCTTTGCCCATTCCTACTGTGTTACTGGGCTATGACCGGGAGAGGGAGTTCTTGGCATTGTCCCCTTTGGCGTTAACTTTTTGGGAGAAGTTGCTGCTGGAGCCTTATGGCGGGCAGCGGGATGTGGCATATGTAGTGCTGTGTCCCAATAGCCCCTCTCTGCTGGCCGCGGCCCGAGCCTTCTTCCAGGAGCTCAGTGCTGTTTACGAG ACGTGCCGTCTAGGGAAGCATCGTCCTCTGGCCCAGGTGTCCAGGGATGGCCTTGTGCATGTGGGGGAAGAAGTGGAGCCAGAAAAGCTGGAGGAGCTGGATGTGGACCAGTGGGTGACTGGTCCCTGGGTTGGacagcagcacacagacaaCCTCAGCAAACTTAAACTTTACGCCTATGCCTGCAAGCAGCAGCTTG gTCCCCAGCTGTCAGTCTTGCCTTTGGACAGCAATCTTCTGTTGCCTCCCAAAGTCCAGGCTCCCTTAAACCCTACATCCTCAACCCAGCCCACCTCATCTGGGCAGCCTCAAGCTTGGGGCCCTGATGGTGAACAAGCTCCGGGGACTGTCAGTTCAGGAAACGCTACGACAACCCAAGGAGCAAGCACTGACATTAAAGGGCCTTCCAGTGCAACACCATCAACCAACACACCAGCAGAAACCCCTGAACT TACTGCTGAGCAGTCTAGGATCGGCATCCCCACTGTGGGGGACTCAATGGAGAGCCATGCCAACCCACCAGCAATTGTTATTTATATTGTGGATGCTTTTCTGTGCTCAAGTGGAGCGAGAAATGAagggggagaagaagaagaggtcGACGAGGTAGAGGCCAGCAGCATTTGGCTATTAGGGCTTCTTCGCTGCTATACAGAGATGCTTCAGACTTTGCCGGAGACAATGAGACCAGCACTGGTGCTACAG GTGGTGCCATGCCAATACCTTCTTCAGCCGGCCAGTGGGGAGAGCCATTTCTACCTGCAACAGCTGCGCTCCCTGTCCTTCTCCTGTTACTCCCAATGCAGACGTCTGCTgccccaacaaacacacatcaagtCCTTGACTGGCTTTGGACCGGTGTCCACTGTCAATGCTGTACTTAAGAGTCCAGAA CATCCCAGCCCACTGCAGCTGTACACTCCCCCCTTTATCCTTGGTCCAACCCGTCCCAAGCAGCCAGAAGCAGGCGAGATATGGGCAGAGCTTCCTGCCAAATATAATGTGCTGTTTGTTGGATACTGCTTATCACACGATCAGCGCTGGATCCTGGTGTCCTGCACCGACCAGCAGGGGGAGCTCCTGGAGACCAGCATTATCAACATAGATGTACCCAACAG ATTGCGGCGTCCAAAAGTTTCAGCTAGGAAGATGGGACTACAGAAGCTGTGGGAATGGTGTATTGGCATCATCCAGATGACCTCACTGCCATggaggattgtgattggtcgaTTAGGCCGACTGGGGCACGGGGAGCTGAAAG ACTGGAGCTCACTCCTTGGGGAGCATTCCCTCCATTCAATAGGGCGCCAGCTGCGGGAGGCTTGTCGTATGTGTGGGATATCAGCTGCTGACTCTCCCAGCATCCTCAGTGCCTGCCTGGTAGCCATGGAGCCACAAGGTTCCTTTGTGATCATGCCTG ATGCAGTCACCATGGGCTCAGTGTTTGGCCGCAGCACTGCTCTGAACTTGCAGACCTCGCAGCTGAACACTCCTCAGGATGCTTCCTGTACACACATCCTAGTCTTCCCAACTTCTGCCACCACCCAGCTGGCACCCAGCTCCTACCCTACCGAGGACAATAATG aTGACATGTTCGATCTGCCCTTTCCTGATGAACTGGAAAACGACATTGGCCATGACATGATGCTGATAACAGGGAACCTCCACCCATCCCCCAACACCTCTCCTGTGCCATCGCCGGGCTCTCCATCTGGGATGGGAATAGGATCACATTTCCAGCACACCAAG agccAGGGAGAGCGCTTACTGTCCAGGGACAGTCCACCAGAAGAACTGAAGCAGCAGCCGCTGGCTTTGGGCTACTATGTCTCCACTGCAAAGGCAAATGGACTTCCTCACTGGTTCTGGGCCTCCTGCCCGCAGGCTGAGAGCCAGTGTCCACTCTTCCTCAAG GCCTCCCTCCACCACCACATCTCCATAGCCCAGTCTGATGAGCTGCCGTCAGACAAGACTAAGAGGAACCCTCACCCCTTAGACTCAAAGACCACCTCTGATGTGCTCAG GTTTGTATTGGAGCAGTACAACGCCCTCTCCTGGTTGACGTGCACCCCGGCCACCCAAGATCGCCAGTCCTGCCTGCCTGTCCACTTGGCTGTTCTGATCCAAATGTACAATGCCATCCTGAACATGCTTTAG